In Geotalea uraniireducens, the genomic window CACGGCAGCGAGCAGGTCGTCTTCGACCGCGAGGCGCTGGCGCTCCTCACCGCCTACGGCTGGCCGGGGAACGTCCGCGAACTGGAGAACACCGTCGAGCGGCTGCTGATCATGCGCAACGGCGACACCATCACCGCCGCCGAGCTGCCGGAAAAAATCCGCCTCGGCGGCGTCGCCGGCAGCCCCGTCGTCCGCCTCCCCGACGACGGTTATCCCCTCGAACAGCTCGAGCAGGAAGTAGTCACCGAAGCGCTTGAGCGGAACGGCTGGAACCAGACCGCCGCCGCCCGCTTCCTGCGGATTCCCCGCCATACCCTCATCTACCGGATGGAGAAGTACGGGATCGTCCCGCCCGAGAAACGCTGATTCCCCCCTGCGGCCGGGGCAACCGCCCCGGCCGGTTTTTCCCTGCCGCTCATTTACCGCGAAGGTGTCTTGCCGAGTCGTTCTGCTAAGCTGGTTTCCTGTATTATTTTCGGAAAAGTTACTATATATGCCAACCTGCTAAAATTATGTGGGATTTTGGTGCGTTTTTGCTTTATTTGGCGGGGGGGATTTGGTATGAGAAAGTCGGTTTGAGAATATTACCAGATCTTGTTGTGTTGCTGAAAAGTGTTTACCTTTTTGGTAAACTATATTATAAGAGGATATCCGAATGGATATTGAGTTTTCCTCCCCTGACATTCAAGCCCTCTGTGAACAACAACGGCTCATGACAAAACAGCTTGGTGACAACTGTAGTCGCAAGCTCCGAACCCGGTTGGCTGATCTGCGTGCCGCGGCCAATGTGGCCGAGCTGACTTCCGGTCGCCCTCATCCGTTAAAGGGGGACCGCGCCAACCAGTTTGCTCTCAATCTGCAGGGGGGCAAGCGTCTCGTCTTTGAACCGGCAAACAATCCCATTCCCACACGTGATGATGACTCCATTGCGTGGGACCTTGTCACAAAGGTCCGCATCGTTTTTATAGGTGACTATCATGACTAAATCTGTAGCGACATTCTCTCCCGACTGGATCTCTCCGCCGGGTGACACGATTCTCGATCGGCTTGAAGAGCACGGTTGGAAACAGACCGAGCTGGCCAAACGTACCGGCTATACCACCAAGCACATCAGTCTGTTGATCAACGGGAAGGCGCCGATAACGGAAGATACAGCGATCAAGCTGGAACGGGTTGTCGGCAGTACCGCTCACTTTTGGCTTACCCGTGAGGCTCAATATCGGGAAGGGCTGGTGCGCATGGCTGAAAGGGATTCGTTAAAGGTCGTAGCGGACTGGCTCAAGGAACTTCCCCTAAAAGAGATGATCAATTTTGGCTGGATTCGGGCTTTTGCCGACAAGGGGGAGCAGGTTGCCGAATGCTTGCGGTTCTTTGGCGTTGCAACTGTTGAACTGTGGAGAAAGGAATATGGAGAGCCTTTAGCGGCTTTCCGTGCTTCCAACAAGTTTGACAAGCATGCCGGTTCGGTAGCGGCATGGCTCCGGCAGGGGGAGCGGAGCGCCGCAACCCTGAAAACAGAACCGTATGATCGAGCGGCATTCAAAGAAGCACTTGGGGCTTTGCGGGCATTGACCAGAGAACCTGACCCTGAACTATTCATTCCAAAATTAATCGAAGCATGTGCGAAAACCGGTGTTGCCGTGATCATCGAACCGGCGCCGAAGGGATGCCCCGCCAGCGGGGCCACCCTGTGGCTCTCGCAGGACAAGGCTCTGTTGATGCTGAGCCTGCGGCATAAGACCAATGACCATTTTTGGTTCTCGTTCTTCCATGAGGCGGGACACTTGCTGCACCATGGCAAGCGGCTGCGCTTCATAGAGGTGGAAGGTGCGCTCAGTAACGAGCATGAGGAGGAAGCCAATGAATTCGCCAGGGATTGGCTAGTCCCGCCCCAGTACTCCAAGGCCTTGGCATCAATGCAGAAATCGGAGGTGGCAATAAGGGCATTGGCCGATGAATTGCGGGTAGCACCTGGCATCATCGTCGGCAGGCTGCAGAATGAAGGGTTGCTGAGATGGGATTCGCGTTTGAACAAAACTCTCAAAGTGCGGTACGAGTGGTGTCACGAGAGATGAAGGGACTGCAACGGACGTTGTTTAATTGTTTAGTAAGTGTCGAGCTAATTAGCAAATAAACAGCGTCCCCCTGAGCCCTGAACCCACCTTATTTATGCCAACCTGTTAAGATTATGTAGGAATTTGCTGGGTTTTTGCTTTGTTTGGCGGGAGGGATTTTGTCTGAGGGGAATACGTCGGATGCGGAGTAATACCAGGGACAGTTCGTACATTGAGGCTGCCAGCGTTGGAAAGCCGGAGAGCAAGTTAACTGGCTAACAACATCCCCTTTGGGGGCCATATAAATGATTGTCAGCTAAACGTCTGACGAGTGACTAAGGGATATTTAGGTAGGGACTCAGAAAAATGAAAAACGTGGCACAACCAAAAAAAAGAGCTACTCCGAGACGCAAAGTGTATGCCGTCGACTTGTTTTGCGGAGCAGGGGGGTTGACACATGGCCTAGTGAGGGCTGGTGTCGATGTCCGTCTGGGCGTGGACATTGATCCGGTTTGTGAGTATCCCTATACTGCCAACAACAAAGCAAAGTTCCTGCTCAAATCCGTGGAGAAACTTGCTGTCTGTGATCTGGAGCGTCATTACAGAAAGAACGGAATCAAGCTTTTGGCCGGTTGTGCTCCGTGCCAGACCTTTTCCACCTACAATCATAAAGCGACGGAATCCGACAAACGCTGGTGGCTTCTGTTGCAGTTTTCGAGACTCGTGGATGAGTTGTCGCCGGAACTGGTGACGATGGAGAATGTTCCACGACTCATCGAACAGAACGTTTTCGACAAGTTCGTGGCCAACCTTGAATTCAAGGGGTATTCGGTCGCGTACCAGGTAATCAATTGCGCCGAATACGGCATTCCCCAACAACGCAACCGCTTGGTATTGCTGGCTTCCAAACTCGGCCCGATCTCACTTCTTACCCCACAGGAATTCGGCAGGAGGCCAAGAACCGTCAAAGAGGCCATCGGTGACTTGCCTCCGCTCAAGGCCGGGACGAGCCATCCGAATGACCCTTTGCATCAGTGCTCGGCTCTTTCCGAAATCAATATGCGCCGTATAAAGGCTTCCAAACCCGGAGGGACTTGGCGTGACTGGCCCAGAGAGTTGGTGGCCAACTGTCACAAAAAATCATCGGGAAAGACCTACCCCAGTGTTTATGGCCGCATGACTTGGGAAGATCCCGCCCCCACGATGACGACCCAATTCTTCGGGTTCGGCAATGGTCGCTTCGGGCACCCGCAGCAAGACAGGGCGATTTCGCTTAGAGAAGGAGCGATTCTGCAGAGCTTCCCAGCGGATTACGAGTTTACTCGGCCGGGTGAACAGGTCTGCCAGAAGTCCATCGGCAGACTGATCGGCAATGCCGTTCCTGTCACGCTCGGAGAGATCATTGGTACCAGCTTGCTGTCGCACGTTTCGGATGCTACCAAGAGAGCGTATCGATCGAAACAGAGGGAAAGACGCGAGGTACGTTCATTCCCTTCTAGGGGGATGACATGAAAGAGTACCGATTGAGCGTGGATCCGCGCATTCTGGAATTGCTCGGGCCGAATCTCTACACAAACATCTATTACGTCTTGGCGGAGTTGATCGCCAATGCATATGACGCGGACGCGAAGAACGTCTACATCATCTCCAATAAAGACGACATCCGTGTCGAGGACGATGGTCACGGAATGTCTTATGAGGCCGGTGATATCGCCAAGTACTTGAATGTCGCAGGTGTCTCTAGAACCACGGAAGACGAATCTAAGACGAAGTCCGGTAGTCGCCGTAAGATGGGGCGAAAGGGTGTTGGTAAGCTGGCAGCGCTCTCCGTTTCGGAAAACGTCGATATCCTGACGGTTGCCGATGGGGAGAAATCCGGATTCGTGTTGTCCCGCCGCCCGGAGAACGGTGACGAACTGAAGGCGATAGAGGACGAGAAGATCGTTTTCGAGCGCATTGAAGATCATGGTTCTGCCATCATCATGCGAAACCCGCAATACCGTCTCCACCAGACTCTGGCCCCGGTCAAACGGAATCTGCTCAAAATATTTCCTCTGGTGGATGCAAACTTCCGGATACACATCATTCGCGGAAACAAGACGGTGACGATCGACGCTTTCGATCGGAGCATCATGGGTGAACTGAGCACCCTGATTACGCTTGGCGACAAGTTTGCGCCACTGTGTGATCTCGTCCCTGACAGTTATCCAGCCAGGCGTCCCGACCTGGTCGCAGCAGAAGCGAAGAAGGTCATGTCGATCACCATGAAGGCCAACGATGGGAAAGAGCACGAATACACACTGGAGGTCTTGGGGTGGATAGGCACCTACAAGACTACTAGAGGACGGAAGGCGGAGTTGACCGACTTCCCGGACAACTTCATTTCGCTTTTCGCCAACGAAAAAATGGGTGAGTTCAACATCCTCCCCGTCGTTGGTCAGAACAAGTTGACCGAGGTGTATGTCGTCGGACAGTTGCATGTCGATCTGTTCGAGTTGACGGAACTGCCGGATATGGCGTTGAGCAACCGGCAGGGATACAAGTCAGACGATCCGCGCTATGAGGCCGTGCGCGAGTTCGTTAGAAATGAGTTGCTTGCCGAAATCCTCAGGAAGCGTAAAACCTACACGGACATAGTCAATGCCGATAAGAAACGACTGAAGGAAGAGGCTCAAAGGAATGATGAAGCGAAATTGAGGGCCGCCGTAGATGGTTTTCGCAAGAATGCTAGCGAAGAAGCGGCTAATGCGTTGGCGGTGCTGGGGGTGAATGCTTCTCGTGAGGCGGTGAAGGACGTCATCTCAAGGTCCATCAATGTTCATAGCCCTGACCTCGGCCTGAAAGCGAAAGTCGATTCGCAAAAGAAGAAGATTCTCATCAGCCAGACTTATCCGGACAAGGCTTTCGCCGACATTATTTATCAGATGCTGGTGTTCAACAACGTTCCGCCCGATGACATCCTATACACCAACTGTGACGACGAAGTTTGCCGTGTGCCGGAAGATCGAGCCGTCTATGACTATCTCCGCGAATTTTTCGTCGAAAGTTATTCGACCCAAAAGATATTCGTGCTATTCGTGACCAGTGAGAACACGAAAGCCTCGTGGGGAGCGATCACGGAGGTCGGGGCATCCTGGATCACCAAGATCGATCACAAGATTTTCAACATCCATCCTTTTCGTCCAGAGCATCCTCTTAACGACGAGATGCAGTGGCAGAGCACCAATCGTACGGAGCCGACGAATGGCGATCTGTGGATGATCAAGCTGAATGCCGACATTTTCTGCCAGAAGATAGAAGCCGTCTGTGACTCACTTGACTACAAGAAAAAAAACCGCACCCAAAACATGGATCACTTGGGAACGCTCGTCTCCATCAGGGACAGGATATGAACATCGGTTGCTGAAGGTAAGCGGAAGTGGACACCGTTGACAAACAAGCGCGTTCAAGAATCATGTCCAGGGTCGGTCAAAAGAATACCGGTCCGGAGATGAGACTTCGAAGGTCGTTGCACAAAATTGGGTTGCGATATCGGCTTCACGACAAGAAGTTGCCGGGAACTCCGGACATTGTCTTCCCTCGCTTCAAGGCGGTTGTATTCGTACATGGTTGTTTTTGGCACCGACACGGTTGTAAGGCAACCACGCCGCCCGGAACCAATGTAGATTTCTGGCGCAAGAAATTCGATGAGAATATCGCCAGAGATCGACGGAACACTGAGTCCCTTCGGAACGCGGGGTGGAGGGTTGCCGTAATATGGGAGTGTGCTCTCAAGAAGAAATGTGCTGACCCCGATGTGATTGCGAGATTGGTGTGCGAATGGTTGGCTTCTGGGGAAGAATATAATAAAAATCTAACCATACCTGATTCCCGGGGAACCCCCTAGGGGACGTTGTTAGTTTGTTAAGTATCAACCCGCCTAGTTAGACAATACTCCTCAAGTTGCGCACATATTTGACGATATAACATGTAAAAAAAGGACGACCGCTTGGTTGCTGAGAATGGTCGTCTTTTTGTTTTCTTGGAAGAATTACGTGGAATTACGCCCTTGGGGCCACTACATGGGAGGGAACAATGAACGTTTTGAAAATGATGAAAACAGGGATGCTCGCCGCGGTTGTCGCACTGGCGGGTTGCGCCTCCCAGAACGCCTACCGGTCTGCTTTCTCCGAGAAAACCGCCATTGTCGGCAACAGCCACACCGTCGAGGCCCCTGCCGACCGGACCCTCAAGATTGTTAAACAGGCCCTGGTGAAGCAGAATTTCAACGTGGAGCGTGCTGACGCGGCCTCCGGCCTGGTCAAGGCTACCCGCAGCCTGCAGGACCCGAACGACAAGGAGGTGTCGTATGACGTGAATGTCTCTGCTGACATCGCCGAAGGAGCCACCCCCGATCAGAGCGTCATTACACTGGCCGCAAGTGAAAAAACGGTGCTCCACACGTCCCATCACACCTGGTGGCACCTGCTCTGGATCTTCCCCCTTTTCCCCACCGGCACGGAATACACCACCGTAGTGACCAAGGAGGGGGACATAACGGATGCCTCCTTCTACAAGGATTTCTTCGGCAAAATCGAGCAGGCGGTTACTATCGCGAAGGCTGCGGAGAAAGCTGCCGCCGAAGCCAAGGCCGCAGCCGAGGCAAAGGCGGCGGCAGAGAAAGCCGCTGCGGAGAAGGCTGCTGCGGAGAAGGCTGCTGCGGAGAAGGCTGCTGCTGAAGCCAAGGCCGCCGCTGAAGCGAAGGCCGCCGCTGAAGCCAAGGCAGCGGCAGACGCGAAGGCAGCGGCAGAGGCGAAGGCGGCGGCAGAAAAGGCGGCTCTCGCCGCGAAGGTTGCGGAGATCGCCAAAGCGGCCAGCGATGAAACCGCACCGGCAGTTGCTCCCGCCTCTGCAACCGCTGCGGTTGCCAATCCCTGACGTTCTTCAGGAGACCAGGAGGGGGATGGGGTTGTTATAGTTCACGTTTGGCGTATTCTCTCTGTTGGGGGGGCACCATGAACATTCCCGTAGACAAGAACCGAAGCTGGGTGGCGGGGCTGCACGAAGGAATCCAGCTGCTCGATCGGGACCGGCAACGCGCCATCATGCAGCCGGCCGGGGCGGCGTGCGCTACGGACCTGATATCGCTCTGCGCCAAGTACCTGGGCAAAGAGGTGCGCTCCCTGGAGGACCTGGTGACGGGGTGGAATGCCCTCCGGGAAAAGCGCAACCTGCAAGGGCGGTGGGTCTTCGAAGGGGGTGGCATCCGGGGCATTTTCGGCGAATGCGGCTGTCCGCTCGTCCGTTCCGGGCTGATCGAGCTCCATCCGGTCCAATGCTATTGCTCTCAGGGGATGATGGAAACGATCTTCTCGCGCGTGACCGGCAGGGCGGTCGAGGTGGAGATCGGGCGGGCGATCGGCAGGGGGGATGAGGTGTGCGATTTCTTTGTGAACTTCGAGAGCCCTCGCCCCGACTAAGGCAAGCGAAACTCTTTCCCTGCCACACAAAACAAACCCCGCTTCAGCCCCCCCTGTCTGCAGGTCACTCCCCTGGCTTGCCGCAAGCGCTTTTTGCGCGAGGGCAAGGCAGGGGAGGCTTTGATGGCGTGGCGCTACTTGCCGCCCAGAGCAGTTTGTACCTTCTTCAATACCTCAATATTTTTTTGCAGAGCGGAGACGTTTTTCTGCATGTCGGTGATGGTCGTGCCGAGTTCGGCGACGCTGCCGAGCATCCCGCCGCTTTCCGTTGCCTGCTGGAGCAATTGGTTGCCGAGATCTCCCATCTGGGCGTTTGCGCTGCGCCCGGTTACCGACCCGCAGAGGTAGCCGCCGGCAAAGATTGCCGCAACGATTCCGACGCGAACAGTGTGCAGGATCATTTTACGTGACATGGTAACTCTCCTTTTTTGGTTGGGGTGACTGGCGACTGACGTGGCTCCTGGTCGGCTTACTGATTCTGCACCATCACCAGCTGGGCTGGCATGGGCGCGGGGAAGCCGGCCGCAGCAAGGCTTTCCCGGATGGCGCGATTGCCGTCGAAGTAGACCTGCCAGTAATTGTCGTTATGGCAGAATGGCCGCACGGCCAGTACCGGGCCGACCAGGGTGAACTCGAGAATTTCAACCTGAACCGACGGGTCCGCCAGCACGTTGGGTATCGCGGCCAGTTTTTCCGTCAGCAGCTTCATGGCGGCAACGTGATCCGCGCCGCCCGCCAACTGGCATTTCAACTCGACCCTGCGGTACGGATTGGTGGTGAAATTCTGGATGGTATCGCTGAAGACCTTGCTGTTACCGACCATCGTCATGATGTTGTCCGGGGTGTTGATTGACGTGACGAACAGCCCGATCTCCTTGACGGTCCCCGTCACTCCGGCCGCCGTGACGAAATCGCCGACCTTGAAAGGATGAAGCACGACGAGAAATATCCCGGCGGCGAGGTTGGAGAGCAACCCGCCCCAGGCGGCACCGATGGCGATACCGACACCGGCGACCAAGGCGGCAAAGGTGGTGGTCTGGATGCCGCAGTAGCCGAGGATGGCGACAACCAGGATGATGTTCAGGGTCACGGCAACGAAGTTGCCGATATAACGCATCAAGGTGGGATCGACCTTCTGTCGCTCCAGAGCCCC contains:
- a CDS encoding type II toxin-antitoxin system RelE/ParE family toxin — protein: MDIEFSSPDIQALCEQQRLMTKQLGDNCSRKLRTRLADLRAAANVAELTSGRPHPLKGDRANQFALNLQGGKRLVFEPANNPIPTRDDDSIAWDLVTKVRIVFIGDYHD
- a CDS encoding helix-turn-helix domain-containing protein, with the protein product MTKSVATFSPDWISPPGDTILDRLEEHGWKQTELAKRTGYTTKHISLLINGKAPITEDTAIKLERVVGSTAHFWLTREAQYREGLVRMAERDSLKVVADWLKELPLKEMINFGWIRAFADKGEQVAECLRFFGVATVELWRKEYGEPLAAFRASNKFDKHAGSVAAWLRQGERSAATLKTEPYDRAAFKEALGALRALTREPDPELFIPKLIEACAKTGVAVIIEPAPKGCPASGATLWLSQDKALLMLSLRHKTNDHFWFSFFHEAGHLLHHGKRLRFIEVEGALSNEHEEEANEFARDWLVPPQYSKALASMQKSEVAIRALADELRVAPGIIVGRLQNEGLLRWDSRLNKTLKVRYEWCHER
- a CDS encoding DNA cytosine methyltransferase; protein product: MKNVAQPKKRATPRRKVYAVDLFCGAGGLTHGLVRAGVDVRLGVDIDPVCEYPYTANNKAKFLLKSVEKLAVCDLERHYRKNGIKLLAGCAPCQTFSTYNHKATESDKRWWLLLQFSRLVDELSPELVTMENVPRLIEQNVFDKFVANLEFKGYSVAYQVINCAEYGIPQQRNRLVLLASKLGPISLLTPQEFGRRPRTVKEAIGDLPPLKAGTSHPNDPLHQCSALSEINMRRIKASKPGGTWRDWPRELVANCHKKSSGKTYPSVYGRMTWEDPAPTMTTQFFGFGNGRFGHPQQDRAISLREGAILQSFPADYEFTRPGEQVCQKSIGRLIGNAVPVTLGEIIGTSLLSHVSDATKRAYRSKQRERREVRSFPSRGMT
- a CDS encoding ATP-binding protein, giving the protein MKEYRLSVDPRILELLGPNLYTNIYYVLAELIANAYDADAKNVYIISNKDDIRVEDDGHGMSYEAGDIAKYLNVAGVSRTTEDESKTKSGSRRKMGRKGVGKLAALSVSENVDILTVADGEKSGFVLSRRPENGDELKAIEDEKIVFERIEDHGSAIIMRNPQYRLHQTLAPVKRNLLKIFPLVDANFRIHIIRGNKTVTIDAFDRSIMGELSTLITLGDKFAPLCDLVPDSYPARRPDLVAAEAKKVMSITMKANDGKEHEYTLEVLGWIGTYKTTRGRKAELTDFPDNFISLFANEKMGEFNILPVVGQNKLTEVYVVGQLHVDLFELTELPDMALSNRQGYKSDDPRYEAVREFVRNELLAEILRKRKTYTDIVNADKKRLKEEAQRNDEAKLRAAVDGFRKNASEEAANALAVLGVNASREAVKDVISRSINVHSPDLGLKAKVDSQKKKILISQTYPDKAFADIIYQMLVFNNVPPDDILYTNCDDEVCRVPEDRAVYDYLREFFVESYSTQKIFVLFVTSENTKASWGAITEVGASWITKIDHKIFNIHPFRPEHPLNDEMQWQSTNRTEPTNGDLWMIKLNADIFCQKIEAVCDSLDYKKKNRTQNMDHLGTLVSIRDRI
- a CDS encoding very short patch repair endonuclease — encoded protein: MDTVDKQARSRIMSRVGQKNTGPEMRLRRSLHKIGLRYRLHDKKLPGTPDIVFPRFKAVVFVHGCFWHRHGCKATTPPGTNVDFWRKKFDENIARDRRNTESLRNAGWRVAVIWECALKKKCADPDVIARLVCEWLASGEEYNKNLTIPDSRGTP
- a CDS encoding mechanosensitive ion channel family protein; translation: MDQMGQYQQLAVTYATEYGTKLVSVILFWLIGRWLIGLAGRMLQGALERQKVDPTLMRYIGNFVAVTLNIILVVAILGYCGIQTTTFAALVAGVGIAIGAAWGGLLSNLAAGIFLVVLHPFKVGDFVTAAGVTGTVKEIGLFVTSINTPDNIMTMVGNSKVFSDTIQNFTTNPYRRVELKCQLAGGADHVAAMKLLTEKLAAIPNVLADPSVQVEILEFTLVGPVLAVRPFCHNDNYWQVYFDGNRAIRESLAAAGFPAPMPAQLVMVQNQ